The Thiorhodovibrio litoralis genome includes a window with the following:
- a CDS encoding radical SAM family RiPP maturation amino acid epimerase, whose protein sequence is MATFWQRERAWGFHPLLEAPRDAPAEYTEEVALVKRVLECWNIDPAFRDAWAQSPQHALDERGIGLPAEDVAPLLASGQSDALLKAVHQGYDLPDQPRAVRRYCAHLREKLHWRDAHRRSNRPIEPRMAAWWDRQVGRLSGQITADKADAIVHTPVSFELCEGCSVGCWFCALASDSLQGRVWRATSEHLALWRAVLESLLERIGPAVGNAFCYWATEPFDNPDYEVFLRHFHQVLGRWPQTTTARPMADIARTRALVKLGEESGVLNRFSILSHAIATQVHTAFSPSELLLTELLPQNRGANPRFRKARAGRLLASASPTLTQTPTTIACVSGFLINLWAQRIQLITPCPASEANPKGYRVLGEAFFSDARGFDAEIEGMIDAHMLRFPPLDVPLRLRPDLRIDCPDDTHLLFRALAKRVTVANQPRSRQLAELFVDGLHSPAAIAEAREQAAGVSCQNSFFLINQLFDLGLFVETPVRGQIRGL, encoded by the coding sequence GTGGCGACCTTCTGGCAGCGCGAGCGGGCTTGGGGGTTCCATCCATTGCTTGAGGCGCCACGCGATGCGCCGGCGGAGTACACTGAGGAGGTCGCGCTCGTCAAGCGCGTGCTTGAGTGCTGGAACATCGATCCCGCCTTTCGCGATGCCTGGGCGCAGAGCCCGCAGCATGCGCTGGATGAGCGGGGGATTGGGTTGCCTGCCGAGGACGTGGCGCCCTTGCTAGCATCTGGGCAGTCCGATGCGCTGCTGAAGGCGGTCCATCAGGGGTATGACCTGCCGGATCAGCCGCGGGCGGTGCGTCGCTATTGCGCGCATCTGCGCGAGAAACTTCACTGGCGCGACGCCCACAGGCGCAGCAACAGACCGATCGAGCCGCGCATGGCCGCCTGGTGGGATCGCCAAGTGGGCCGCTTGTCCGGGCAGATAACCGCGGACAAGGCCGACGCCATCGTGCATACACCGGTCAGCTTCGAGCTATGCGAAGGCTGCTCGGTCGGCTGCTGGTTTTGCGCGCTGGCTTCCGACTCTCTGCAGGGTCGCGTCTGGCGAGCGACTTCCGAGCATCTGGCCCTATGGCGCGCTGTGCTGGAGTCGCTCCTTGAGCGTATCGGCCCTGCCGTTGGCAATGCCTTTTGTTACTGGGCGACTGAACCGTTCGATAACCCGGACTACGAGGTCTTTCTGCGGCATTTTCATCAAGTGCTCGGCCGTTGGCCGCAGACCACTACCGCTCGGCCAATGGCCGACATTGCACGCACCCGCGCGCTGGTCAAGCTTGGTGAGGAAAGCGGGGTACTTAATCGCTTCTCGATATTGTCGCATGCCATTGCCACGCAGGTGCACACTGCCTTCAGTCCGAGCGAACTGTTGCTGACCGAACTGCTCCCGCAGAATCGCGGTGCCAACCCCAGGTTCCGCAAGGCACGCGCCGGGCGACTTCTCGCGTCCGCGAGTCCGACCTTGACGCAAACCCCAACAACCATTGCCTGCGTCTCCGGATTTCTGATCAATCTATGGGCACAGCGAATTCAACTGATCACCCCTTGTCCGGCCTCGGAGGCCAATCCGAAAGGATACCGGGTCCTGGGAGAGGCCTTTTTCTCGGATGCCAGGGGCTTCGACGCGGAGATTGAGGGCATGATTGACGCGCACATGCTCCGCTTTCCGCCGCTGGATGTCCCGCTGCGGCTGCGCCCGGACCTCCGCATCGATTGCCCTGACGATACCCATCTGCTGTTTCGCGCGCTGGCCAAGCGGGTGACCGTCGCCAACCAGCCTCGCAGCCGTCAGTTGGCGGAATTATTTGTGGATGGCCTTCATAGCCCAGCCGCCATCGCCGAGGCGCGTGAGCAAGCCGCCGGCGTCTCCTGCCAGAACAGCTTTTTTTTAATCAATCAGTTGTTCGATCTCGGGCTCTTTGTCGAGACTCCAGTTCGCGGCCAGATTCGCGGGCTTTGA
- a CDS encoding radical SAM family RiPP maturation amino acid epimerase codes for MSQHPGDQQQSHFPAEEAAAGFISLLGDLDQVPHDYRVDVAETKRALERWVSDARMREDYARDPAAALRRFDLKLSPRQLHPLIDHETALALNDAIARGDTSTFPNSVLRYRAFIREKIRHRHGHRLENEPRHPRLAKWWWRQVYRLGGEVGAVKADRIVHAPLSIELTRGCSVHCWFCALRAAKLEDIWPYSDANARLWREVLEVLGAVIGPTAARHGFLYWATEPLDHPDYERFLVDFHAAFGGCPQTTTAKPTADVERTRRLLRLSLSLGGHIDRFSILSLSVLDQVHRAFSAEELLRVELLPQNRESDDHHKKANIGRAQDHADRRGGELSLGSNASTTACVSGFLLNMVDRRVQLITPCAASEQWPLGFQVLEEARFDNAQALSDAIELMIERQMPATLELRDLVRLRPNQRIKLADNGDLRVISQLAFPISGQPQPQRLLDLLTDGTRSVAELAETRMAEAGVAPEHTLLLLHELFEKGTLLAPSEIAPASREAATSA; via the coding sequence ATGTCCCAGCATCCCGGCGACCAGCAACAGTCGCATTTTCCTGCCGAAGAAGCCGCGGCTGGCTTCATCTCGCTGCTTGGCGACCTCGACCAGGTCCCGCATGACTACAGGGTCGATGTCGCCGAGACCAAGCGCGCGCTCGAGCGCTGGGTCAGCGACGCGCGCATGCGCGAGGATTACGCGCGCGATCCGGCTGCGGCCTTGCGTCGGTTCGATCTCAAACTGTCACCGCGGCAGCTGCATCCGCTGATCGATCATGAAACCGCGTTGGCCCTGAACGACGCCATCGCGCGCGGGGACACTAGCACCTTCCCAAACTCGGTGTTGCGCTACCGGGCTTTTATCCGCGAGAAGATCCGCCATCGCCATGGCCACCGGCTGGAGAATGAGCCGCGGCATCCGCGGCTGGCGAAATGGTGGTGGCGCCAGGTTTATCGTCTGGGTGGTGAGGTCGGGGCGGTCAAGGCGGATCGCATTGTCCATGCACCACTGTCTATCGAGCTGACGCGCGGCTGCTCGGTACACTGCTGGTTCTGTGCCCTGCGGGCCGCTAAGCTCGAGGACATCTGGCCTTATAGCGACGCCAATGCGCGTCTCTGGCGCGAAGTGCTCGAGGTACTCGGTGCCGTGATCGGTCCGACCGCGGCGCGCCATGGGTTCCTCTATTGGGCGACTGAACCGCTCGATCATCCGGATTACGAGCGTTTTCTGGTTGACTTTCACGCCGCCTTTGGCGGTTGTCCGCAGACCACCACCGCGAAGCCGACCGCGGATGTCGAGCGCACCAGACGCCTGCTGCGCCTCTCCTTGTCGCTTGGTGGACATATCGACCGCTTCTCGATACTGAGCCTGTCGGTGCTTGACCAGGTGCATCGGGCATTCTCGGCCGAGGAGCTGCTGCGCGTGGAACTGCTTCCGCAAAACCGCGAGTCCGACGACCATCACAAGAAAGCGAACATCGGCCGCGCGCAGGACCACGCCGATCGGCGCGGCGGGGAATTGTCCTTGGGCTCCAATGCTTCAACCACGGCCTGCGTGTCGGGCTTTCTGCTCAATATGGTTGACCGCCGCGTTCAACTCATTACGCCTTGCGCTGCTAGCGAGCAGTGGCCCCTCGGGTTTCAGGTGCTCGAGGAGGCGCGGTTCGACAACGCGCAAGCGCTCTCCGACGCCATCGAGTTGATGATCGAGCGTCAGATGCCGGCGACTCTTGAGTTGCGCGATCTGGTGCGCCTGCGACCCAATCAGCGCATCAAGCTCGCTGACAATGGCGACCTACGCGTGATCTCACAGCTAGCCTTCCCAATATCCGGGCAACCACAGCCACAAAGGCTGCTCGACTTGTTAACTGATGGCACTCGCAGTGTCGCCGAGCTGGCCGAGACGCGCATGGCTGAGGCGGGAGTGGCGCCAGAACATACGCTGCTTTTGCTGCACGAGCTGTTCGAGAAAGGTACCCTGCTCGCGCCGAGCGAGATCGCTCCAGCGTCACGGGAAGCGGCCACTTCGGCATGA
- a CDS encoding nitrile hydratase subunit alpha, with amino-acid sequence MSVSIKANTIFASAIAKSWKDSAYRERLLADSKTVLREEGIHLGDETEVIALADTDLIQHVVLPVDMNDAHPDKDRLIGLLESRFPLSEGQQIRVLQNSQKRRYLVVPMAPATAVGGELSDDELDRVAGGGDASSSSSTEVVTDQSESVTVVLDACAVVTCEFEEQIQVVTVVEVAATVSGT; translated from the coding sequence ATGTCCGTCAGTATCAAAGCCAATACCATTTTTGCTTCCGCCATTGCTAAGAGTTGGAAGGATTCCGCGTATCGCGAACGCCTGCTCGCCGATTCCAAGACCGTGCTGCGCGAGGAGGGCATTCATCTTGGCGATGAGACCGAGGTCATCGCGCTCGCGGACACCGATCTCATCCAACACGTGGTGCTGCCTGTCGACATGAACGACGCTCATCCGGATAAGGACCGCTTGATCGGCTTGCTCGAGAGTCGTTTCCCGCTCTCCGAGGGTCAGCAGATTCGGGTATTGCAGAATTCCCAGAAACGGCGCTACCTGGTCGTGCCCATGGCGCCTGCAACCGCGGTCGGCGGTGAGCTTAGCGATGACGAGCTTGACCGGGTGGCAGGTGGCGGGGATGCCAGTAGCAGCTCCAGTACCGAGGTCGTCACCGATCAAAGCGAGAGCGTGACTGTAGTGCTAGATGCCTGCGCGGTGGTGACCTGTGAGTTCGAAGAGCAGATTCAGGTGGTGACCGTGGTGGAGGTTGCGGCGACTGTCTCCGGTACCTAG
- a CDS encoding RiPP maturation radical SAM C-methyltransferase, protein MCLVSMPFAPLPRPLPALGLLQAALDQAGIAAQSCYFNLWFAKRHGSRAHDRPYRYLKFYFGDWLFGEAAFGARPDTDRRYLNALARYMLGKPEPDPAAVQAVVEGCTNYRRQASEFVRLAARYLLASRAPIIGCSSNFQQHGASLAILREVRRLAPDVITLLGGANCEGPMGLASHRCFPWVDYVVCGEGEGLIASLVQQILEHGREIPLAALAAGVWGPANRARGEAGYQRPHMERFAICTDLNASPVPNYQPFFDWVRRLGLESNIRPGLPIEGSRGCWWGRCSFCGLNGERLRQRGKRTERLIAEMDALELRHQCRDFELVDNVPPPRLLRELTIHLAKRLADPSAEQGPLQPRTKGPPRRLFCEIRAGLSRDQVRALADAGIHYVQVGLEGLHSELLQLMNKGVEAWQNLQLLKWTREFGILSTYNLLWGLPGERDDWHRQTAEWLPAIEHLAPGVVLRLRFDRFSDYHRDPEAYGLRLRPHPAMPLVYPLGEADLTELSYFFEHDPVPIGPDGRYAIAGHFDFQLPPGVARLCDVTTAWFDTFFRAPLQPILARSDAGEGLDILDTRGCAASRHHRLKGPLRALYELGDAAVRFEDLQAGLARAPTQGPVMRLTDHQVSALCGELLDARLALALDDRLISLAIRGEQPAFPRHQDFPGGRISAHWRGAASHTSAAGQVST, encoded by the coding sequence GTGTGTCTGGTGTCCATGCCCTTCGCGCCCTTGCCGCGGCCATTACCGGCGCTGGGCTTGCTGCAGGCGGCATTGGATCAGGCCGGCATCGCCGCGCAGAGCTGTTACTTCAATCTCTGGTTCGCCAAACGCCATGGCAGTCGCGCCCATGATCGGCCCTATCGCTATCTGAAGTTTTATTTTGGTGACTGGCTGTTTGGCGAAGCGGCTTTTGGTGCTCGCCCTGATACCGACCGGCGCTATCTGAATGCGCTGGCGCGCTACATGCTCGGCAAGCCGGAGCCGGACCCGGCGGCGGTGCAGGCGGTGGTCGAGGGCTGCACCAATTACCGCCGCCAGGCGAGCGAATTTGTTCGCCTCGCCGCGCGCTACCTGCTCGCCTCGCGCGCGCCCATTATCGGCTGCAGCTCGAATTTTCAGCAGCATGGTGCTTCGTTGGCGATTCTGCGCGAAGTCAGGCGGCTGGCCCCAGATGTCATCACCTTGCTTGGCGGTGCCAACTGCGAGGGGCCGATGGGGCTGGCGAGCCATCGCTGTTTTCCCTGGGTCGATTATGTCGTCTGCGGCGAGGGTGAGGGACTGATCGCGTCCCTGGTGCAGCAGATCCTGGAGCATGGGCGCGAGATACCGCTCGCGGCGCTCGCAGCGGGTGTTTGGGGGCCGGCAAACCGCGCGCGCGGCGAGGCCGGCTATCAGCGTCCGCACATGGAGCGTTTTGCTATTTGCACCGATCTCAACGCCAGCCCGGTGCCGAATTACCAGCCGTTTTTCGATTGGGTCCGCCGGCTTGGGCTCGAATCCAACATCCGCCCCGGTCTGCCGATTGAGGGCTCGCGCGGTTGCTGGTGGGGCCGCTGCAGCTTCTGCGGGTTAAACGGCGAGCGTCTGCGTCAGCGCGGTAAGCGCACCGAACGGCTCATCGCCGAGATGGACGCCCTTGAACTGCGGCACCAGTGTCGGGATTTCGAACTCGTCGACAACGTGCCGCCGCCGCGACTGCTGCGTGAGCTAACCATCCATCTGGCAAAGCGACTGGCTGATCCGTCCGCTGAGCAGGGGCCTTTACAACCGCGGACAAAGGGCCCGCCACGGCGTTTGTTCTGCGAGATCCGCGCGGGGTTGTCACGCGATCAGGTTCGTGCTTTGGCCGATGCCGGTATTCATTATGTGCAAGTCGGGCTGGAAGGGCTGCACAGCGAATTGCTGCAACTGATGAACAAGGGCGTCGAAGCCTGGCAGAATCTGCAGTTGCTCAAGTGGACGCGCGAATTCGGCATTTTGAGCACCTACAACTTACTCTGGGGGCTGCCAGGCGAGCGGGACGACTGGCATCGGCAGACTGCGGAATGGTTGCCAGCCATTGAACACCTCGCGCCTGGTGTCGTCTTGCGCTTGCGTTTTGACCGCTTCAGCGATTATCACCGCGATCCAGAGGCTTACGGCTTGCGATTGCGGCCCCATCCGGCGATGCCACTGGTGTATCCGCTCGGTGAGGCGGACCTGACCGAGCTGTCATATTTCTTCGAGCATGATCCAGTGCCCATTGGTCCGGACGGTCGCTACGCCATTGCCGGCCATTTCGATTTTCAGCTCCCGCCGGGTGTGGCGCGTCTTTGCGATGTCACCACCGCGTGGTTTGACACCTTTTTCCGCGCACCGCTGCAGCCAATACTCGCGCGGTCGGACGCGGGGGAGGGGCTCGATATTCTTGACACCCGTGGCTGCGCGGCGAGCCGCCACCATCGTCTCAAGGGGCCGCTGCGCGCGCTTTACGAGTTGGGCGATGCGGCCGTGCGTTTTGAGGATCTGCAGGCCGGCTTGGCCCGAGCGCCGACGCAAGGGCCGGTGATGCGGTTGACCGACCACCAAGTCAGTGCGCTTTGTGGCGAGTTGCTTGATGCGAGGCTGGCGCTTGCGCTGGACGATCGCCTGATCAGTCTCGCGATTCGTGGCGAACAGCCAGCTTTCCCTCGGCATCAGGATTTTCCCGGAGGGCGGATTAGCGCCCACTGGCGGGGCGCTGCGAGCCATACGTCTGCCGCAGGTCAAGTGTCTACATGA
- a CDS encoding YcaO-like family protein has translation MLDSAMTDSPLTIAGSAWRRDAETFKCAPVSHTIARIQAGFARLGLKIGETSGTLGGNRELSWLRVRCDELGMEASGKGVSPALARASAFAELAERFSAGLYFRSLRFRQPLPEATRVAGYDAFCQGAYLTGYRRGTAAEVKQAIPLTWLVAPKTTDAASERLLAADALSQHWVSGWSLSRKAAVRLPWPLIERVSGTNGLASGNTLEEATIQGICEVLERFAAVSAIIEQPELPTIDPDSLPDDPAVAAFLRYCADRGIDWQIKDFSLGLGLPCIGLMMTDPRMKDAGNPLKTAYAYQRFRVAASPRPREALIRCLTEESQSRWRVFAADASNPYDILWHQLFKHLPEESGRPNPLYPLLRSYEYPGELSFMAQGPVVSFPPAAPDRDCGAEIAELERCIARLGSELMIVDLTHPILQFPTVRVVAPGVSNILCRLEREPGLDMERLTAISDDFCAAGQDFYLDDGRLNDPAAGQDLARLLVDHMRQHHSLKLHTTGLPRRPLRIPELLVPLLLRLRHLPGVAGCCETLALMHPEQARRYRHLAALARAGDGDALQAELRNHGPPGVLRALTAAVANPLRGVEDPAAAARISDLIASFYRS, from the coding sequence ATGCTGGATTCGGCAATGACGGACTCACCGCTGACGATCGCGGGCAGCGCCTGGAGACGGGACGCTGAAACCTTCAAATGCGCGCCAGTGAGTCATACCATCGCGCGCATTCAGGCCGGGTTTGCCCGGCTGGGGCTGAAAATCGGCGAAACATCGGGCACCCTTGGCGGGAATCGCGAGCTGAGCTGGTTACGGGTGCGCTGTGATGAACTCGGCATGGAGGCTTCCGGCAAAGGCGTGTCGCCGGCGCTGGCGCGCGCCAGTGCGTTTGCCGAGTTGGCTGAGCGCTTTTCGGCCGGGCTGTATTTTCGCAGCCTGCGCTTTCGACAGCCGCTGCCGGAGGCTACCCGGGTGGCCGGTTACGACGCCTTTTGCCAGGGTGCCTACTTGACCGGCTACCGGCGTGGCACGGCGGCGGAGGTGAAACAGGCAATTCCTCTCACTTGGCTGGTTGCGCCTAAGACTACAGATGCGGCGAGCGAACGCCTGCTGGCTGCGGATGCGCTCAGTCAGCACTGGGTCAGTGGCTGGTCGCTGAGCCGCAAGGCCGCGGTGCGCCTGCCTTGGCCGCTGATCGAGCGGGTGTCCGGCACCAATGGACTGGCCTCGGGAAATACGCTGGAGGAAGCCACCATTCAGGGCATCTGTGAGGTGCTGGAGCGCTTTGCGGCGGTTAGCGCGATCATTGAGCAGCCCGAGTTGCCGACCATCGACCCGGACTCGTTGCCGGATGATCCCGCGGTCGCGGCTTTTCTTCGCTATTGCGCGGACCGCGGTATCGACTGGCAAATCAAGGATTTCTCGCTCGGCTTGGGCCTGCCCTGCATCGGCCTGATGATGACCGACCCGCGCATGAAGGATGCCGGGAATCCGCTCAAGACGGCTTATGCCTATCAGCGCTTTCGTGTCGCCGCATCACCGCGTCCGCGCGAGGCCCTGATCCGCTGCCTGACCGAAGAAAGCCAGAGCCGCTGGCGGGTGTTCGCGGCCGACGCCAGCAATCCCTACGACATTCTTTGGCATCAGCTGTTCAAGCATCTGCCGGAGGAATCGGGACGCCCGAATCCGCTCTATCCGCTGCTGCGCAGCTACGAGTATCCCGGCGAGCTCAGCTTTATGGCGCAAGGGCCTGTGGTGAGTTTCCCGCCTGCGGCGCCGGATCGCGACTGTGGTGCGGAGATCGCCGAGCTCGAGCGTTGCATCGCAAGGCTTGGAAGCGAGCTGATGATTGTCGATCTGACCCACCCGATACTGCAATTTCCAACTGTGCGTGTGGTGGCGCCGGGGGTGTCGAATATTCTCTGCCGGCTCGAGCGCGAGCCCGGTCTGGATATGGAGCGCCTGACGGCCATCAGCGACGACTTTTGTGCGGCCGGGCAGGACTTTTATTTGGACGACGGAAGGCTCAACGACCCTGCGGCCGGGCAGGATCTGGCGCGCCTGCTGGTCGATCACATGCGCCAGCACCATAGCCTGAAGCTGCATACCACGGGCTTACCGCGGCGGCCGCTGCGGATTCCGGAGCTGCTTGTACCGCTGCTGTTGCGCTTGCGGCATCTGCCCGGAGTTGCTGGCTGTTGCGAGACCCTGGCGCTGATGCACCCGGAGCAGGCGCGGCGCTACCGGCACCTGGCGGCTTTGGCGCGCGCGGGCGATGGGGACGCCCTCCAGGCGGAGCTGCGCAACCATGGCCCGCCTGGTGTCTTGCGGGCATTGACGGCGGCTGTCGCCAACCCGCTGCGAGGCGTCGAGGACCCCGCCGCTGCTGCGCGCATCTCAGATCTGATCGCGAGTTTCTACCGGTCATGA
- a CDS encoding NHLP bacteriocin export ABC transporter permease/ATPase subunit — MTEKDPAASAAVPSTKPVDCDALAAALGLSIEDQLPVGSREAFVLGALQAPRLVLAGALELFLVPGEAADAGRRHHVCTLPAGSLCPQLTHPCEQLHLLAVPRQGTRVAELSRSILARAPADSGQAAALSEAVDTMLGALARADWLSRPPSQARALLAGPLTLAQGEKLATAHSRVLWLHSSADALLASGPRGVARQVPLWFPLCGHLWLHARADCTCEVVDSAELLTRATLETALSEFLNWLLALGPDALAMQEQQAGTRIRRSRAALERSVESSLWSLAAILGMRRRRLPTPSPEPMINLLWLVTDEFGIKRPNEDELRQALATDDPMLALAQRAGLFLRAVELEGDWWRDAQEPLFATLTGEGKPQLLLPGRWRRYDAIDPASGLRLGVDRELAARFDSKARVFYRPFPDGPLRAPAVLRFGLRGLRADVWLVVLLILLSGMLSLAMPTLSQRVFDPIIPLAATGQLLVVVLAILVAGWARNGFGLLQGLHLLRIEGRMTTSVQTAVWDRLLKLPARFFHDFAAGDLANRAMSVDAMRKVLSDTALSGITHGIIAVFSLGLLFYYDWRVTLAVLVAVLLYGAIAVYAGRKVVGKNREILKREGHLQGVVLRLLDGLTKLRVAGAEPAAFAHWGQLYAKLQQVSYDQQRLENILTVFKSGFSHFTMVAVILAISWQGHELLAFYETPATWGQLDSRQLQEIMPTARFVAFNVALGQFVGGAFGLISMLVRLSILPAYYERVEPILTTTTEQSEGAADPGDIQGEVAVEGVVFRYQPDGAVVLDGVSLHAAPHEMVAVVGPSGAGKSSLVRLILGFETPEAGSVFLDGKDIAGLNKHAMRRGFGVVLQNGMLLSGSIYQNIAGGAQLSRDQVMEAARLAGLADDIEALPMGLDTHLSEGATTFSGGQRQRLMIARALVHRPRVLIFDEATSALDNRSQQAVTEGLETLNSTRIVIAHRLSTIMHADRIYVLDRGRVVEHGDYQALLAAGGLFAAMARRQML, encoded by the coding sequence ATGACCGAGAAGGACCCGGCAGCGAGCGCCGCGGTGCCCTCCACAAAGCCGGTGGATTGCGATGCGTTGGCTGCGGCCTTGGGTCTGAGCATCGAGGATCAGCTGCCGGTCGGTAGCCGCGAGGCTTTCGTGTTGGGCGCGCTGCAAGCACCCAGGCTGGTGCTTGCCGGCGCCCTCGAGTTGTTTCTGGTGCCTGGTGAAGCGGCGGATGCGGGGCGCCGCCACCATGTTTGTACTCTTCCAGCGGGCAGCCTGTGCCCGCAGCTGACACATCCGTGTGAACAACTGCATCTGCTCGCCGTGCCGCGACAGGGCACCCGGGTTGCCGAACTTTCCCGGTCAATCCTGGCGCGGGCGCCTGCCGATTCGGGCCAAGCCGCGGCGCTGAGCGAAGCCGTTGATACCATGCTCGGTGCACTGGCCCGTGCGGACTGGTTGTCGCGGCCGCCATCGCAAGCCCGCGCGCTGCTGGCGGGACCGCTGACGCTGGCTCAGGGTGAGAAGCTGGCCACCGCGCATAGTCGCGTCCTTTGGCTGCATTCTTCAGCGGATGCTCTGTTGGCATCGGGCCCGCGCGGGGTGGCGCGTCAGGTTCCGCTCTGGTTTCCGCTGTGCGGCCATCTCTGGCTCCATGCGCGGGCCGACTGCACCTGTGAGGTGGTGGATTCGGCGGAATTGCTGACCCGAGCAACCCTTGAGACCGCGCTGAGCGAGTTTCTGAACTGGCTGCTCGCGCTCGGCCCCGATGCGCTGGCAATGCAGGAGCAACAGGCTGGCACTCGCATCAGGCGCAGCCGGGCCGCGCTTGAGCGATCCGTCGAATCCTCTTTGTGGTCGCTCGCTGCCATTCTCGGCATGCGTCGCAGGCGTTTGCCGACACCCTCGCCGGAGCCAATGATCAATCTGCTCTGGCTGGTGACGGACGAATTCGGCATCAAGCGCCCGAATGAGGATGAGCTGCGTCAGGCGCTCGCCACAGATGATCCTATGCTGGCTCTGGCCCAGCGAGCCGGGCTTTTTCTGCGCGCGGTCGAGCTTGAGGGGGACTGGTGGAGGGATGCCCAGGAACCGCTGTTTGCAACCTTGACTGGGGAGGGTAAGCCACAGTTGTTGCTGCCCGGCCGGTGGCGCCGCTACGACGCGATCGACCCGGCAAGCGGTTTGCGACTGGGTGTGGACCGCGAACTGGCGGCCCGCTTCGACAGCAAGGCAAGGGTATTCTACCGGCCTTTTCCGGATGGGCCGCTGCGCGCCCCGGCGGTGCTGCGCTTTGGGCTGCGCGGCTTGAGGGCGGACGTCTGGCTGGTGGTACTGCTGATTCTGCTCAGCGGTATGCTGTCGCTTGCGATGCCGACATTGAGTCAGCGCGTGTTCGATCCGATTATTCCTTTGGCGGCCACCGGGCAGTTGCTGGTTGTGGTGCTGGCGATTCTGGTCGCCGGCTGGGCGCGTAATGGCTTTGGTCTTTTGCAGGGGCTCCATCTGCTGCGCATCGAGGGGCGCATGACAACCTCGGTGCAGACAGCGGTATGGGACCGACTGCTGAAACTGCCTGCGCGATTTTTCCATGACTTTGCCGCTGGCGACCTCGCCAATCGAGCCATGAGCGTCGATGCAATGCGCAAGGTGCTGTCTGACACGGCACTATCTGGCATCACCCACGGCATCATCGCCGTATTCAGCCTTGGTCTGCTGTTCTACTATGACTGGCGTGTGACCCTGGCGGTGCTGGTGGCGGTGCTCCTCTATGGGGCGATCGCCGTTTACGCCGGACGCAAAGTCGTGGGCAAGAACCGCGAGATCCTAAAGCGCGAAGGGCATTTGCAAGGCGTGGTTCTGCGCCTGCTCGATGGCTTGACCAAGCTGCGGGTGGCGGGAGCAGAGCCGGCCGCCTTTGCTCACTGGGGGCAGCTGTACGCCAAGCTGCAGCAGGTCAGCTACGACCAGCAGCGGCTGGAGAACATCCTGACGGTGTTCAAGTCAGGCTTCTCCCATTTCACCATGGTGGCGGTGATTCTGGCCATCAGTTGGCAGGGACATGAGCTGCTGGCCTTCTACGAGACGCCTGCAACTTGGGGGCAGCTCGACAGCCGACAGCTGCAGGAGATCATGCCAACAGCGCGCTTTGTCGCCTTCAATGTCGCGCTCGGGCAGTTCGTCGGCGGGGCTTTCGGGCTCATTTCCATGCTGGTGCGCCTGAGCATCCTGCCGGCCTACTATGAGCGAGTCGAGCCCATCCTGACCACGACAACAGAGCAGAGCGAAGGCGCGGCGGACCCGGGCGACATTCAGGGGGAGGTTGCTGTCGAAGGTGTGGTGTTCCGCTACCAGCCGGATGGTGCGGTAGTGCTCGATGGTGTCAGCCTGCATGCCGCGCCGCACGAGATGGTTGCGGTGGTGGGACCGTCCGGCGCTGGCAAGTCCTCTTTGGTGCGGCTTATTCTGGGATTCGAGACGCCGGAGGCCGGCTCTGTGTTTCTTGATGGCAAGGATATCGCCGGTCTGAACAAGCACGCCATGCGCCGCGGGTTTGGGGTCGTTCTGCAGAACGGGATGCTGTTGTCGGGCTCGATCTACCAGAACATTGCCGGCGGTGCCCAGTTGAGCCGAGACCAGGTGATGGAAGCGGCGCGCCTGGCCGGACTAGCCGATGACATCGAGGCTCTACCGATGGGGCTGGATACCCACCTGAGTGAGGGTGCAACCACCTTCTCTGGTGGGCAGCGGCAGCGGTTGATGATTGCGCGTGCGCTGGTGCATCGCCCGCGGGTACTGATCTTCGACGAGGCCACCAGCGCGCTGGATAATCGCAGTCAGCAAGCCGTCACCGAAGGGCTGGAGACCCTTAACAGCACGCGCATCGTCATTGCGCACCGTCTCAGCACCATCATGCATGCCGACCGCATCTATGTGCTCGACCGAGGTCGTGTCGTCGAGCACGGCGATTACCAGGCCCTGCTGGCGGCCGGTGGCCTGTTCGCGGCCATGGCCCGTCGCCAGATGCTATGA